The following proteins are co-located in the Ensifer sp. WSM1721 genome:
- a CDS encoding GNAT family N-acetyltransferase, whose protein sequence is MPDVNIRVLSEEETLAALPALAEILSDCVEGGASVGFMQPFPPEAAVPFWEGVAAAVGRDETVLVIAEVDGRPIGTVQLGVATMPNQPHRADIKKLLVHRNARGLGLARRLMEAAEAEAIKHRRRVLVLDTATGEPAEAIYERFGWNRAGVVPDYALMPDGRYCATTFFYKHLAV, encoded by the coding sequence ATGCCCGACGTGAATATCCGCGTGCTCAGCGAAGAAGAAACCTTGGCCGCACTGCCGGCGCTGGCCGAGATTCTCTCTGATTGCGTCGAAGGCGGCGCCTCGGTCGGCTTCATGCAACCCTTTCCGCCTGAGGCCGCGGTCCCGTTCTGGGAGGGCGTTGCCGCCGCTGTCGGCCGAGACGAGACCGTGCTCGTTATCGCCGAGGTCGACGGCCGACCGATCGGCACCGTGCAGCTCGGCGTCGCGACCATGCCCAACCAGCCCCATCGCGCCGACATCAAGAAGCTGCTCGTGCATCGGAACGCCCGCGGCCTCGGCTTGGCGCGTCGCCTTATGGAAGCGGCGGAAGCCGAAGCCATCAAGCACCGCAGACGAGTGCTGGTGCTCGACACGGCAACGGGCGAGCCGGCAGAGGCAATCTACGAGCGCTTCGGCTGGAACCGCGCGGGCGTCGTTCCCGACTATGCGCTGATGCCGGACGGCCGCTATTGCGCGACGACGTTCTTCTACAAGCACCTTGCCGTCTAG
- a CDS encoding histone deacetylase family protein — MRVFYSEDHKLRDAKTELHGGELVPPFEAPFRAEWILAAVREAGFSDVVAPERHGMETALELHSADYLEFLETAWSRWVADGYRGEAIPACFPARRMRQHPPKDIDGALGYYSFAAETAITEGTFAAARAAMDCAISAATHVAGGHSAAFALCRPPGHHAAIDLFGGYSFINNAACAAQRLRDSGAVKVAVLDVDFHHGNGTQDIFYERADVFFASLHGDPVDAFPHFLGFADEEGAGEGLGTTKNYPLPRDTTFETWGAAMDDATARIAGFGAEALVLSLGVDTFERDPISFFKLKSEDYLRIGERLRRMALPVVICMEGGYGVPEIGLNVANVLKGIAG, encoded by the coding sequence ATGCGCGTTTTCTACTCCGAAGACCACAAGCTCAGAGACGCCAAGACCGAGTTGCATGGAGGCGAGCTCGTCCCGCCCTTTGAAGCGCCGTTCCGGGCCGAGTGGATTCTCGCAGCGGTCAGGGAGGCGGGTTTCTCCGATGTCGTCGCACCCGAGCGCCACGGAATGGAGACGGCGCTGGAGCTGCATTCCGCGGACTATCTCGAATTCCTCGAAACCGCTTGGAGCCGCTGGGTCGCGGATGGCTATCGCGGCGAAGCGATACCCGCTTGCTTTCCGGCCCGGCGCATGCGCCAGCACCCGCCGAAGGATATCGATGGAGCGCTCGGCTACTATTCTTTTGCGGCCGAAACGGCGATCACCGAGGGCACCTTTGCCGCCGCGCGCGCGGCGATGGACTGCGCGATTTCCGCAGCGACCCATGTCGCCGGCGGCCATTCCGCCGCCTTCGCGCTTTGCCGCCCGCCGGGCCACCACGCCGCGATCGACCTCTTCGGCGGTTATTCCTTCATCAACAACGCGGCCTGCGCCGCGCAGCGCTTGCGCGATTCCGGTGCGGTGAAAGTTGCCGTGCTCGACGTCGACTTCCACCACGGCAACGGCACCCAGGATATCTTCTACGAGCGCGCAGACGTCTTCTTCGCCTCGCTGCACGGCGACCCGGTCGACGCCTTCCCACATTTTCTTGGTTTTGCCGACGAGGAAGGTGCGGGCGAGGGGCTTGGCACGACAAAGAACTATCCCCTGCCGCGCGACACCACCTTCGAAACCTGGGGTGCAGCGATGGATGACGCCACCGCGCGCATTGCCGGCTTCGGCGCGGAAGCGCTCGTCCTCTCGCTGGGCGTCGATACCTTCGAGCGCGATCCGATCAGCTTCTTCAAGCTCAAATCGGAGGACTACCTGCGCATCGGCGAACGCTTGAGGCGGATGGCCCTTCCGGTCGTCATCTGCATGGAGGGCGGCTACGGCGTGCCGGAGATCGGCTTGAACGTCGCGAATGTGCTGAAGGGGATCGCCGGCTGA
- a CDS encoding antibiotic biosynthesis monooxygenase, with protein sequence MSGNKLALSRPLYRVNKFAVPDEAREKFLELVAKTFAVIRRQDGYVRDWVLEQNSGPGIFNFVTMIEFASDEVAPRIAAALGELDRGLGLDREALMAELNIRTDFGSYKRLEPLFAYCMFP encoded by the coding sequence ATGAGTGGAAACAAGCTGGCGCTGTCGCGGCCGCTTTATCGAGTCAACAAATTCGCCGTGCCTGACGAGGCGCGAGAGAAATTCCTGGAACTCGTGGCAAAGACCTTTGCCGTCATTCGCCGGCAGGACGGCTATGTCCGCGACTGGGTCCTCGAGCAGAATTCCGGCCCCGGCATCTTCAATTTCGTCACCATGATCGAGTTTGCGAGCGACGAGGTCGCGCCGAGGATTGCCGCCGCGCTTGGCGAGCTCGACAGGGGACTCGGCCTCGACCGGGAGGCACTGATGGCCGAGCTCAATATCCGCACCGACTTCGGCAGCTATAAGCGCTTGGAGCCGCTTTTTGCCTACTGCATGTTTCCTTAA
- a CDS encoding exopolysaccharide biosynthesis protein, whose translation MAIEFGDTERNLSDTLNGMIASIRGDTITLRELMIEIGEHGFLLLCALLTLPFLIPVSIPGVSTVFGAAIILISLAITLNRLPWLPQRILDRRIETEKLVPTLKKGAALVSKLDRYVRPRLYFLTQGVVMNRFNGLMIMAGGVLLMFPLGLIPLSNTLPGIAILLLSLGIIQRDGLMVAAGYLFLLATTVYFAVLAYAAFAAGQGLSQFFVS comes from the coding sequence ATGGCGATCGAGTTCGGCGATACGGAACGCAATCTCAGCGACACGCTGAACGGGATGATCGCTTCGATCAGAGGCGATACGATCACGCTGCGCGAACTGATGATCGAGATCGGCGAGCATGGTTTCCTGCTCCTCTGCGCCCTGCTGACGCTGCCCTTCCTCATTCCCGTTTCCATTCCCGGCGTCAGCACCGTCTTCGGCGCGGCGATCATCCTCATCTCGCTGGCGATCACGCTCAATCGCTTGCCCTGGCTGCCGCAACGCATCCTCGACCGGCGGATCGAGACGGAAAAACTCGTGCCGACGCTGAAGAAAGGGGCGGCCCTCGTCTCGAAGCTCGATCGGTACGTGCGGCCGCGATTGTATTTCCTGACGCAGGGCGTCGTAATGAACCGCTTCAACGGCCTGATGATCATGGCCGGCGGCGTGCTCCTGATGTTCCCGCTCGGGCTGATCCCGCTGTCGAACACGCTGCCCGGGATCGCCATCCTGCTCTTGTCACTCGGCATCATACAGCGCGACGGGCTGATGGTGGCCGCCGGTTACCTCTTTCTGCTGGCAACCACCGTCTATTTCGCCGTTCTCGCCTATGCGGCTTTCGCCGCAGGCCAGGGGCTTTCGCAATTCTTCGTGTCGTAG
- a CDS encoding OmpA family protein, which yields MIKKCAILAVAAIYLSGCTTTDPYTGEQKMSNTAGGALIGAGLGAATGLLAGGSAAGRRDAALVGAAIGGLGGGLIGNYMDQQEAELRAQLQGTGVSVTRAGDRIILNMPSNITFATDRDQVIPDFYPTLDSVAIVLRKFNKTLIDVDGHTDSTGSASYNQGLSERRAASVANYLGTRGVDQRRISTMGYGMERPVASNASEAGRAQNRRVEISIAPIKQG from the coding sequence ATGATCAAGAAATGCGCCATCCTGGCTGTTGCGGCCATCTATCTTTCCGGATGCACGACCACCGATCCCTACACGGGAGAGCAGAAGATGTCGAACACGGCCGGCGGCGCCTTGATCGGTGCGGGCCTCGGCGCGGCGACCGGTCTGCTCGCCGGCGGCAGCGCCGCGGGACGGCGCGACGCAGCACTCGTCGGCGCGGCTATCGGCGGCCTCGGCGGCGGTCTCATCGGCAACTACATGGACCAGCAGGAGGCGGAGCTGCGCGCACAACTGCAGGGCACCGGCGTCTCGGTGACGCGCGCCGGCGACCGCATCATCCTCAACATGCCGTCGAACATCACCTTCGCGACCGACCGCGACCAGGTGATTCCGGACTTCTATCCGACGCTCGATTCGGTGGCGATCGTGCTGCGCAAGTTCAACAAGACGCTCATCGACGTCGATGGCCACACCGACTCGACCGGCAGCGCCTCCTATAACCAGGGCCTGTCGGAGCGCCGTGCGGCCTCGGTCGCCAACTATCTCGGCACTCGCGGCGTCGACCAGCGGCGCATCTCCACCATGGGCTACGGTATGGAGCGGCCGGTTGCGTCCAATGCCAGCGAGGCCGGCCGCGCCCAGAACCGTCGCGTCGAAATCTCGATCGCGCCGATCAAGCAGGGCTGA
- a CDS encoding class I SAM-dependent methyltransferase, which yields MPSEIRLTGVTATPLITLLAKAEESAMPDSLLCDRFAAAAIALVDEDLTHLKVGHDMTVAIAMRALLLDRWTTAFLDRHPDATVLHLGCGLDARVFRVDPPPSVLWFDIDFREVIALRQRLYPCRENYTAIAASITETTWLSQLPTDRPAMIIAEGVLPYLGEHEVPQLLSRLVDRFPSGEIVFDAYSRFMVWMLHFNPAIRSTGASLRWALDEPTELERQVPGLKLAEDRSHWSASEAARMSPPARIALQILAATPMLQPMGRLVRYRF from the coding sequence ATGCCATCGGAGATCCGCCTCACCGGTGTCACTGCCACGCCGCTGATCACGCTTCTGGCGAAGGCGGAGGAGAGCGCCATGCCGGATTCGCTGCTCTGCGACCGCTTCGCGGCTGCCGCGATCGCCCTCGTCGACGAGGACCTGACGCATCTGAAGGTGGGGCACGACATGACGGTCGCGATCGCCATGCGCGCGCTTCTGCTCGATCGCTGGACGACGGCTTTTCTCGACCGGCATCCGGATGCCACCGTCCTTCATCTCGGCTGCGGACTCGATGCCCGTGTCTTCCGCGTCGATCCGCCGCCGTCGGTGCTCTGGTTCGATATCGATTTTCGCGAGGTGATTGCCCTCAGGCAGCGACTCTACCCCTGTCGCGAGAACTATACGGCGATCGCAGCCTCGATCACGGAAACGACATGGCTGTCGCAACTGCCCACCGACAGACCTGCGATGATCATCGCGGAGGGCGTGCTGCCTTATCTTGGCGAGCACGAGGTCCCGCAGCTTCTCAGCCGGCTCGTCGACCGCTTCCCCTCCGGTGAGATCGTCTTCGATGCTTATAGCCGGTTCATGGTCTGGATGCTGCATTTCAACCCGGCGATCCGTTCGACAGGCGCATCGCTTCGATGGGCGCTCGACGAGCCGACGGAACTCGAGCGCCAGGTGCCGGGGCTGAAGCTCGCGGAAGACCGGTCGCACTGGAGCGCATCCGAGGCGGCGCGGATGTCGCCCCCGGCGCGCATCGCCCTGCAAATCCTCGCGGCTACCCCGATGCTGCAGCCGATGGGGCGGCTCGTTCGTTATCGCTTCTGA
- a CDS encoding lysine-2,3-aminomutase-like protein, whose product MTMDRTVRTAGELVEAGLVGAADEQAISRVASRYAVAISPALARLIERDDPHDPIARQFVPDVAELTLAPEERADPIGDGAHSPVAGIVHRYPDRVLLKAVHVCPVYCRFCFRREMVGPQGLGTLTPAELDAAIAYIAAHPEIWEVILTGGDPLVLSPRRLGEIMERLGKIDHVKIVRFHTRVPVVEPDRIDAELIAALKASGKATYVALHANHPRELTTAARAAAAWLIDAGIVMVSQSVLLKGVNDDADVLAELMRAFVETRIKPYYLHHPDLAPGTSHFRLSIDEGRALVASLRGRVSGLCQPTYILDIPGGHGKAVIGASAIEAKGGGCYTVSDFHGNKHAYPPKD is encoded by the coding sequence ATGACCATGGACCGAACCGTCCGGACAGCGGGCGAGCTCGTCGAGGCCGGCCTGGTCGGGGCTGCCGACGAACAGGCGATCTCCCGCGTTGCTTCCCGATATGCGGTCGCGATCAGCCCCGCGCTTGCGCGCCTCATCGAGCGCGACGATCCCCACGACCCGATCGCCCGGCAATTCGTGCCCGACGTGGCGGAGCTTACGCTCGCGCCGGAGGAGCGCGCCGATCCGATCGGTGACGGCGCGCATAGTCCGGTCGCGGGCATCGTCCACCGCTACCCGGACCGCGTGCTGCTGAAGGCAGTGCATGTCTGCCCGGTCTACTGCCGGTTCTGCTTCCGCCGCGAGATGGTAGGCCCGCAAGGCCTCGGCACGCTGACGCCCGCAGAACTCGATGCGGCCATCGCCTATATCGCCGCTCATCCGGAAATCTGGGAGGTGATCCTGACGGGCGGCGACCCGCTCGTGCTCTCGCCCCGGCGGCTTGGCGAAATCATGGAGCGCCTCGGCAAGATCGACCATGTGAAGATTGTCCGCTTCCATACGCGCGTGCCGGTCGTCGAGCCCGACCGGATCGACGCGGAGCTCATCGCAGCGCTTAAGGCCAGCGGCAAGGCGACCTATGTGGCGCTTCACGCCAATCATCCGCGGGAGCTTACGACCGCGGCACGCGCGGCCGCCGCGTGGCTGATCGATGCCGGCATCGTCATGGTGAGCCAATCGGTGCTGCTCAAGGGCGTCAACGACGATGCGGACGTGCTCGCCGAGCTGATGCGCGCCTTTGTCGAGACGCGCATCAAGCCCTATTACCTGCACCATCCGGATCTCGCTCCCGGCACCAGCCACTTCCGGCTGTCGATCGATGAGGGTCGGGCGCTCGTCGCCTCGCTGCGCGGCCGCGTCTCCGGCCTCTGCCAGCCGACCTACATTCTCGACATACCCGGCGGCCACGGCAAGGCCGTGATTGGCGCAAGCGCTATCGAGGCGAAAGGCGGCGGCTGTTACACCGTCAGCGACTTCCACGGAAACAAGCACGCCTATCCGCCGAAGGATTGA
- the epmA gene encoding EF-P lysine aminoacylase EpmA, with protein MQNASPWWTPEVHADRRPFLIGRNRIQAALRRFFDEHDFMEVDTATLQVSPGNEAHLHAFTTQAIGHDGSIQPLYLHTSPEFACKKLLAAGERRIACFAHVYRNRERGPLHHPEFTMLEWYRAEENYETLMRDCAEILALAAETVDTRSFTYGGRDCDPLAEPERLSVGEAFERFAGIDLLASIAADGSTDRESLAAATRRAGLRVAADDGWADLFSRVLVEKIEPNLGLGRATILDQYPVAEAALARPTLDDGRVAERFELYACGVELANAFGELTDATEQRRRFELEMAEKARVYGETYPIDEDFLAALATMPEASGIALGFDRLVMLATGASRIEQVLWAPVAEASA; from the coding sequence ATGCAGAACGCTTCTCCCTGGTGGACCCCGGAGGTCCACGCCGACCGGCGCCCGTTCCTCATCGGGCGCAATCGCATCCAGGCGGCGCTCCGCCGGTTCTTCGACGAGCATGATTTCATGGAGGTGGACACCGCAACGCTGCAGGTGTCGCCGGGCAACGAGGCGCATTTGCATGCCTTTACAACACAAGCGATCGGCCATGATGGCTCGATCCAGCCCCTCTATCTGCACACCTCGCCCGAGTTCGCATGCAAGAAGCTGCTCGCCGCCGGCGAAAGGCGCATCGCCTGTTTCGCCCATGTCTATCGCAATCGCGAGCGGGGGCCACTACACCATCCCGAATTCACGATGCTGGAATGGTACCGCGCCGAGGAGAACTACGAGACGCTGATGCGCGACTGCGCCGAAATCCTGGCGCTCGCCGCGGAGACGGTGGACACGCGGTCCTTCACCTATGGCGGGCGCGACTGCGATCCCTTAGCGGAACCGGAGCGGCTTTCGGTGGGCGAAGCCTTCGAGCGTTTCGCCGGCATCGACCTCCTCGCCTCGATTGCAGCGGACGGCTCCACCGATCGCGAAAGCCTCGCTGCCGCCACGCGAAGAGCCGGCCTGCGCGTCGCCGCTGACGACGGCTGGGCCGATCTCTTCAGCCGCGTGCTCGTCGAGAAGATCGAACCTAATCTCGGCTTGGGGCGCGCCACGATCCTCGATCAATATCCCGTTGCCGAGGCCGCGCTGGCAAGACCAACACTCGACGACGGGCGCGTCGCGGAGCGCTTCGAGCTCTATGCCTGCGGCGTCGAGCTCGCGAATGCCTTCGGCGAGCTGACGGATGCTACGGAACAGCGTCGCCGCTTCGAGCTCGAAATGGCGGAAAAAGCGCGGGTCTATGGCGAGACCTATCCTATCGACGAGGACTTCCTCGCCGCGCTCGCAACCATGCCCGAGGCAAGCGGCATTGCGCTCGGCTTCGACCGGTTGGTGATGCTGGCAACCGGGGCTTCGCGCATCGAACAGGTTCTTTGGGCGCCGGTCGCGGAGGCCTCGGCATGA
- the efp gene encoding elongation factor P, with protein MVKVIASSVRKGNVLDVDGKLYVVLTAQNFHPGKGTPVTQVDMRRISDGVKVSERYRTTEQVERAFVEDREHTFLYEDAEGFHFMNPETYDQLVMSADDIGDQKAYLQEGMAVMLSIHEGIAIAIELPRHVVLEIVETEPVVKGQTASSSYKPAVLSNGLRTMVPPHIQAGTRVVIATEDSSYVERAKD; from the coding sequence ATGGTCAAGGTCATCGCTTCTTCAGTCCGCAAGGGCAACGTTCTCGACGTCGACGGCAAGCTCTACGTCGTGCTCACCGCGCAGAACTTCCACCCGGGCAAGGGCACGCCGGTCACGCAGGTCGACATGCGCCGCATCTCCGACGGCGTGAAGGTCTCCGAACGCTACCGCACCACAGAACAGGTCGAGCGCGCCTTCGTCGAAGACCGCGAGCACACCTTCCTTTATGAAGATGCCGAAGGCTTCCATTTCATGAATCCGGAAACCTACGACCAGCTCGTCATGTCGGCCGACGATATCGGCGACCAGAAGGCCTATCTCCAGGAAGGCATGGCCGTGATGCTGTCGATCCACGAAGGCATTGCGATCGCCATCGAACTGCCGCGCCATGTCGTTCTCGAAATCGTCGAGACCGAGCCGGTGGTCAAGGGCCAGACCGCGTCCTCGTCCTATAAGCCCGCCGTGCTGTCCAATGGCCTTCGTACCATGGTGCCGCCGCACATTCAGGCCGGCACCCGCGTCGTCATCGCAACCGAAGACAGTTCCTACGTCGAGCGCGCCAAGGACTGA
- the cfa1 gene encoding cyclopropane-fatty-acyl-phospholipid synthase, protein MFPLSHMMKSFIRKGSLTVIDADGRRHVFSGEPGPSVTMRLTDKRLYRSLVFNAELAAGEAYMDGTMRFEEGSTLRDFLTLFSINRLSLGSYPIQKLLRAIKMRFRKRQQANPKGKAQQNVAHHYDLGNDFYKLFLDENMLYSCAYFREPDETLEAAQRNKLRLLAAKLCLKPGMKVLDIGCGWGDLALYLAALEDVEVIGVTLSKEQQALASERARAAGLSDRVRFELKDYRDVEGPFDRIVSVGMFEHVGVHHYDEFFKKLNALMPDDGLAVLHSIGHMSPPGMASPWLRKYIFPGAYSPALSEVFEVVERNSLWVTDLEFLRVHYATTLAHWGARFERNRDKVIAMYDERFARMWEFYLISAEMMFRTGSQLVFHMQLSRSRDAAPIVRDYITDRQRAYIEKEKPLNLAI, encoded by the coding sequence ATGTTTCCACTATCGCATATGATGAAGTCGTTCATTCGCAAGGGCAGCCTGACGGTGATCGATGCCGACGGCAGGAGGCACGTCTTCTCGGGCGAGCCGGGGCCGAGCGTGACGATGCGGCTCACCGACAAGCGGCTCTATCGCAGTCTCGTCTTTAATGCCGAGCTTGCCGCCGGCGAGGCCTATATGGATGGCACCATGCGCTTCGAGGAGGGCTCGACGCTTAGGGATTTCCTCACGCTCTTCTCGATCAATCGCCTGTCGCTCGGCTCCTATCCGATCCAGAAGCTCCTGCGCGCGATCAAGATGCGGTTCCGTAAGCGCCAGCAGGCGAACCCCAAAGGGAAGGCGCAGCAGAACGTCGCTCATCACTACGATCTCGGCAATGATTTCTACAAGCTCTTCCTCGACGAGAACATGCTCTATTCCTGCGCCTATTTCCGTGAGCCGGACGAGACGCTGGAGGCGGCGCAACGCAACAAGCTGCGGCTGCTTGCGGCGAAACTCTGCCTAAAGCCCGGAATGAAAGTGCTCGACATCGGCTGCGGCTGGGGCGATCTCGCGCTCTATCTGGCCGCGCTCGAGGACGTCGAGGTCATCGGCGTGACGCTCTCGAAGGAGCAGCAGGCGCTCGCCTCCGAGCGGGCGCGCGCAGCAGGACTTTCCGATCGCGTGCGCTTCGAGCTCAAGGATTATCGCGACGTTGAGGGGCCGTTCGACCGGATCGTCTCGGTCGGCATGTTCGAGCATGTCGGCGTTCATCACTATGACGAGTTCTTCAAGAAGCTGAATGCGCTGATGCCGGACGACGGGCTCGCCGTGCTTCATTCGATCGGCCATATGAGCCCGCCCGGCATGGCCAGTCCCTGGCTTCGGAAATACATCTTTCCCGGCGCCTATTCTCCGGCGCTGTCGGAAGTCTTTGAGGTAGTCGAGCGCAACAGCCTGTGGGTGACGGATCTTGAATTCCTGCGCGTTCACTACGCCACGACGCTCGCCCACTGGGGAGCGCGGTTCGAGAGGAATCGTGACAAGGTGATCGCGATGTACGACGAACGCTTCGCCCGGATGTGGGAGTTCTATCTGATCAGCGCGGAAATGATGTTTCGCACCGGCAGCCAGCTCGTCTTCCATATGCAGTTGTCGCGCTCACGCGATGCGGCGCCGATCGTGCGCGATTACATCACCGATCGGCAGCGTGCCTATATCGAGAAGGAGAAGCCGCTCAACCTCGCGATCTGA
- the mbfA gene encoding iron exporter MbfA → MFSRLFSRSKRPFLSLSEQEILALAISSEEDDGRIYLAYADALRQKYPHSAKVFEEMAEEESHHRQALIDLHVARFGNRIPLIRREHVRDFPERKPDWLIAEMPIEKARVEAEAMEDAAHRFYVEAAARTRDAATRKLLGDLAIAEKAHESLARRLGEKHTPENVRDEEEETSHRQFILTYVQPGLAGLMDGSVSTLAPIFAAAFATQDTWQTFLVGLSASVGAGISMGFTEAAHDDGRLSGRGSPVKRGLASGIMTALGGLGHALPYLIPHFWTATATAVGIVFFELWAIAFIQNRYMETPFLRAAFQVVLGGGLVLAAGVVIGNA, encoded by the coding sequence ATGTTTTCCCGCCTTTTCTCCCGCTCCAAGCGTCCGTTTCTGTCCTTGAGCGAACAGGAGATCCTCGCGCTCGCCATTTCCTCCGAGGAGGACGACGGCCGCATCTATCTCGCCTATGCCGATGCGCTGCGTCAGAAATACCCCCATTCCGCAAAAGTTTTCGAGGAAATGGCCGAGGAGGAGAGCCATCACCGCCAGGCCCTGATCGACCTGCACGTCGCCCGCTTCGGCAACCGCATTCCGCTGATCCGCCGCGAGCACGTGCGCGATTTCCCGGAACGCAAGCCTGATTGGCTGATCGCCGAGATGCCGATCGAAAAGGCGCGCGTGGAAGCGGAAGCCATGGAGGATGCGGCCCATCGCTTCTATGTCGAGGCTGCAGCGCGTACGCGCGACGCAGCGACGCGCAAGCTCCTTGGAGACCTGGCGATCGCCGAGAAGGCGCATGAATCGCTCGCTCGCCGGCTCGGCGAGAAGCATACGCCCGAAAATGTGCGCGACGAGGAGGAAGAGACATCCCACCGACAGTTCATCCTGACCTATGTGCAGCCGGGTCTGGCGGGGTTGATGGACGGTTCGGTTTCGACGCTAGCGCCGATCTTTGCCGCTGCCTTCGCCACCCAGGACACGTGGCAGACCTTCCTCGTCGGCCTCTCTGCCTCCGTCGGCGCGGGCATTTCGATGGGCTTCACCGAGGCTGCCCATGACGACGGCAGGCTTTCCGGTCGCGGCTCGCCCGTCAAGCGCGGACTCGCCTCCGGCATCATGACCGCGCTCGGCGGCCTCGGCCACGCGCTTCCCTATCTCATTCCGCATTTCTGGACGGCGACAGCGACCGCGGTCGGGATCGTCTTTTTCGAGCTCTGGGCGATCGCCTTCATCCAGAACCGCTACATGGAAACGCCTTTCTTGAGGGCCGCCTTCCAGGTCGTGCTCGGCGGTGGTCTCGTCCTTGCCGCCGGCGTCGTCATCGGCAACGCCTGA
- a CDS encoding transglutaminase-like cysteine peptidase: MASWTGVKASFAVLCALFISTNAAIPAQAGASPWMQTGAVTSQPIGHYEFCQKYRGECRVRSNSTVPPRVTAGGWAAIRQVNAAVNRQIAPVTDLQLHGRDEVWSYPGAQGDCEDFALEKRKRLMQKGFSASNLLMTVVRKPDGEGHAVLTVRTAQGDFILDNLDSGVKLWTHTPYRFLKRQAASNSGRWVTIDNSGEVLVGSVGN, encoded by the coding sequence ATGGCATCTTGGACCGGGGTTAAGGCAAGTTTCGCGGTACTTTGCGCGCTTTTCATTTCAACAAACGCGGCGATTCCCGCACAGGCGGGAGCCTCTCCCTGGATGCAGACCGGCGCGGTAACCTCTCAGCCGATCGGGCATTACGAATTCTGCCAAAAGTATAGAGGTGAGTGCCGCGTTCGGTCGAACTCGACCGTTCCGCCGCGCGTCACGGCAGGCGGCTGGGCGGCCATCCGTCAGGTCAATGCCGCCGTCAACCGGCAGATCGCGCCGGTCACGGATCTGCAACTGCACGGCAGAGACGAGGTCTGGTCCTATCCGGGCGCGCAGGGTGATTGCGAAGACTTTGCTCTCGAAAAGCGCAAACGTCTGATGCAGAAAGGTTTCTCCGCCAGCAACCTGCTGATGACCGTCGTGCGCAAACCCGACGGCGAAGGCCACGCGGTGCTGACGGTCCGCACCGCCCAGGGCGACTTCATTCTGGACAACCTCGACAGCGGCGTGAAGCTGTGGACGCACACGCCTTACCGTTTCCTCAAGCGTCAGGCAGCTAGCAATAGCGGCCGCTGGGTCACCATCGACAACAGCGGCGAAGTGCTCGTCGGCTCCGTCGGCAACTGA
- a CDS encoding carboxylesterase produces the protein MSATPAETDITRIEVGTGELRRSIAMRIFRAEPASGQPALVWLGGYRSDMTGTKAIEVEAHARAVGTDCIRFDYSGHGSSGGDYRDGTISRWIEESLAVVDHAAAPRMILIGSSMGAWIALRLIEKLRTRGEAGRVAGLVLIAPAPDFTAELIEPNLTDIEQASLAERGFFEEPSEYSPEPNIFTHALIEDGRDNRVMKGPIETGCPVHILQGMRDPDVPYTHALKLMEHMPADDVVMTLIRDGDHRLSREEDIAKLKQAIDAMLTKA, from the coding sequence ATGTCAGCAACGCCGGCTGAAACCGACATCACGCGGATCGAGGTCGGAACGGGAGAGCTCAGGCGCAGCATCGCCATGCGGATCTTCCGCGCCGAGCCGGCCTCCGGCCAACCCGCACTCGTTTGGCTCGGCGGGTACCGTTCCGACATGACCGGCACGAAGGCCATCGAGGTGGAGGCCCATGCCCGAGCCGTCGGCACCGACTGTATCCGCTTCGATTACTCCGGGCACGGTTCCTCAGGCGGCGATTACCGCGACGGCACGATCTCTCGCTGGATTGAGGAAAGCCTTGCGGTGGTCGATCATGCCGCGGCGCCACGCATGATCCTCATCGGCTCCTCGATGGGCGCCTGGATCGCACTCCGCCTCATCGAGAAGTTGCGGACGCGCGGCGAAGCCGGCCGCGTCGCCGGTCTCGTGCTGATCGCCCCTGCCCCGGATTTCACCGCCGAGCTGATCGAGCCAAATCTGACCGATATCGAACAGGCGTCGCTTGCCGAGCGCGGCTTTTTCGAGGAACCGTCGGAATACAGCCCCGAGCCCAATATCTTCACCCACGCGCTGATCGAGGACGGCCGTGACAACCGGGTCATGAAGGGGCCAATCGAAACCGGCTGCCCGGTCCATATCCTCCAGGGCATGCGCGATCCGGACGTGCCCTACACTCACGCGCTCAAGCTGATGGAACATATGCCGGCGGACGATGTCGTCATGACGCTTATTCGCGATGGCGACCATCGGTTGTCGCGCGAGGAGGACATTGCCAAATTGAAACAGGCGATCGACGCCATGCTGACGAAGGCCTGA